One window of the Chryseobacterium camelliae genome contains the following:
- a CDS encoding GLPGLI family protein produces the protein MIRKTLFIFMIVLPLFCCSQKYSFTYGYTFRPDSLHLEKTETELMGLFVDKNESAYLSLRKTKRDSAIAQKMESGGTSANMSVSLNTFPKEKITEIIQKNRQSDEVVTYRSLGGDRFKITQHITYNWHIQAETNEIQGKKCQLATMEYRGRTYHAWFTDEIPISEGPYKFRGLPGLIVKIEDTKKQHVWELQGIEKFRSIKLNFSKSIPVTEMQYKKAVENYLRDPLSKLKELMQRNNVTGITTTLPDGSSYSDAEYVKMRIRRIQDQFKENNNTIELN, from the coding sequence ATGATCAGAAAAACATTATTTATCTTCATGATTGTACTTCCGCTGTTCTGTTGTAGTCAAAAGTACTCTTTTACGTACGGGTATACTTTCAGGCCGGACTCTTTACATTTGGAGAAAACTGAAACTGAACTGATGGGATTGTTTGTAGACAAAAACGAATCCGCCTATCTCAGCCTGAGAAAAACAAAGAGAGACTCGGCCATTGCACAAAAGATGGAGTCAGGCGGCACCTCTGCAAATATGTCAGTTTCATTAAATACCTTCCCGAAAGAAAAAATTACGGAAATTATTCAGAAAAACCGGCAATCAGATGAAGTGGTAACGTACCGGTCCTTAGGTGGTGACAGGTTTAAAATCACTCAGCATATTACATACAACTGGCATATACAGGCAGAAACGAATGAGATACAGGGTAAAAAATGTCAGCTTGCCACAATGGAATACAGAGGCAGAACCTATCATGCCTGGTTTACTGATGAAATTCCCATTTCCGAAGGACCTTATAAGTTTCGTGGACTTCCGGGCCTGATTGTGAAGATCGAGGACACCAAAAAACAACATGTCTGGGAGCTGCAAGGCATTGAAAAGTTCAGAAGTATAAAACTTAACTTTTCGAAATCTATTCCCGTTACAGAAATGCAGTATAAAAAAGCCGTTGAAAATTACCTCAGGGATCCGCTGAGTAAACTGAAGGAGCTCATGCAGAGAAATAATGTTACCGGCATTACAACCACTTTACCTGACGGAAGCTCTTACTCGGATGCCGAATATGTAAAGATGAGAATCAGGAGAATACAGGATCAGTTTAAGGAAAATAACAATACTATAGAACTTAATTAG
- a CDS encoding alpha/beta hydrolase family protein — MNINLFYKLYFWALLTALPVHAFSQSTNLAIQEVKFQSQGITLAGSMVKPENPLAAVVIVHGSDPVKRELEFAKRLAKEGIAVFTYDKRGVGASGGIYVGPSVGTNNIDHANLNLLSDDADAAVNIFRTYLKDKKIPIGLVGFSQAGWIIPMTAGKNPLVEFMVLFSCPTITTLEQLRFQFYTNGDSHFWENHTDADAREHIKNDPDRYQFAATDPKTELRNISIPGLWLFGEKDIQIPVPLCIEQLNSFKAQGKPFEYALFSALGHNTASAGNAQPFDISVQWIKRNALNINKLRTLK; from the coding sequence ATGAACATCAACCTTTTTTATAAGTTATATTTTTGGGCATTACTGACGGCCCTACCGGTACATGCATTTTCACAATCGACAAACCTTGCCATTCAGGAGGTGAAGTTTCAAAGTCAGGGCATTACGCTTGCCGGCTCAATGGTAAAGCCTGAAAACCCATTGGCAGCAGTGGTCATTGTCCATGGGTCAGACCCGGTAAAAAGAGAACTGGAATTTGCCAAGCGCCTGGCTAAAGAAGGTATTGCGGTATTTACCTATGATAAACGCGGGGTTGGGGCATCCGGAGGTATCTACGTAGGTCCGTCGGTGGGTACTAATAATATAGATCATGCAAATCTTAATCTGTTGTCTGATGATGCAGATGCTGCCGTGAATATATTTCGGACCTATTTGAAAGATAAAAAAATACCCATCGGATTAGTAGGTTTCAGCCAGGCAGGATGGATCATTCCCATGACGGCCGGCAAGAACCCACTGGTAGAATTCATGGTATTATTCAGTTGCCCTACCATTACTACGTTAGAACAACTGCGATTTCAGTTTTATACCAATGGCGACAGTCATTTTTGGGAAAACCATACAGACGCAGATGCCCGTGAGCATATTAAAAATGATCCGGACAGGTATCAGTTTGCAGCAACCGACCCAAAAACTGAGCTCAGAAATATTTCCATTCCGGGACTTTGGCTTTTTGGAGAAAAAGATATACAAATTCCCGTCCCCCTGTGCATTGAGCAATTGAACTCATTCAAGGCTCAGGGTAAACCTTTTGAATATGCGCTGTTTTCAGCATTGGGCCACAATACGGCATCTGCCGGTAATGCACAGCCTTTTGATATATCCGTTCAATGGATAAAACGGAACGCTTTAAACATCAATAAGTTGAGGACATTAAAATAA